One window from the genome of Pandoraea fibrosis encodes:
- a CDS encoding 4-oxalocrotonate tautomerase, which translates to MPTFHVEMFEGRTVEQKRAFVKAVTEAAVNTIGCKPESVDIIITDVKPENWATAGKLWSDPRPE; encoded by the coding sequence ATGCCAACGTTTCACGTCGAGATGTTCGAGGGGCGCACGGTCGAGCAAAAGCGCGCATTCGTCAAAGCCGTTACGGAAGCGGCGGTGAACACGATCGGCTGCAAGCCGGAGTCCGTGGACATCATCATTACCGACGTCAAGCCCGAGAACTGGGCTACCGCAGGCAAGCTCTGGTCGGATCCGCGGCCAGAGTAA
- a CDS encoding threonine aldolase family protein, translating into MSQVPSPSLSPSASKLHAAAQAANGSETPQTPQHFASDNYAGICPEALHYLIEANASGHEVAYGDDTWTQRVCDGIRQLFDTDCEVFFVFNGTAANSLALASLSQSYHSVICHELAHVETDECGGPEFFSNGAKLLTARGRENNGKLTPDAVESVINRRSDIHFPKPKVVTLTQATEVGTVYTVDEIKAISAVARRRNLRVHMDGARFANAVATLGCHPGDVTWRAGVDVLCFGGTKNGLPVGEAVVFFNRALAEDFAYRVKQAGQLASKMRFISAPWLGMLEHDTWLRNARHANAMAQLLAQRIRDVSGVSLMFETQANAVFAELPLHVIEALRARGWRFYTFIGAGGCRFMCAWDTRVETVERLAADIRELSAKG; encoded by the coding sequence ATGTCGCAAGTTCCGTCCCCGTCCCTGTCCCCATCCGCATCGAAGCTCCATGCCGCCGCCCAGGCGGCCAACGGCAGCGAAACGCCGCAAACGCCACAACACTTTGCGTCGGACAACTACGCCGGGATTTGTCCCGAGGCGCTGCATTACCTGATCGAGGCCAATGCCAGCGGTCATGAGGTTGCCTACGGTGACGATACCTGGACGCAGCGCGTGTGCGACGGTATTCGCCAACTGTTCGACACGGACTGCGAGGTGTTCTTCGTGTTCAACGGCACGGCCGCCAACTCGCTGGCGCTAGCCTCGTTGTCGCAGTCGTATCACTCCGTGATCTGCCACGAACTGGCGCACGTCGAAACCGATGAGTGCGGGGGCCCCGAATTCTTCTCCAACGGCGCGAAACTGTTGACCGCGCGTGGCCGCGAGAACAACGGCAAGCTCACGCCGGATGCCGTCGAGTCGGTCATCAACCGACGCTCGGACATCCACTTCCCGAAACCCAAGGTCGTCACGCTCACGCAGGCGACGGAAGTCGGTACCGTCTACACGGTCGATGAAATCAAGGCGATCTCGGCGGTGGCCAGGCGGCGCAATCTGCGCGTGCACATGGACGGCGCTCGATTCGCCAATGCGGTGGCGACGTTGGGGTGCCATCCGGGCGACGTGACCTGGCGGGCAGGTGTGGATGTGCTTTGCTTCGGCGGCACGAAGAATGGCCTGCCGGTCGGCGAGGCCGTGGTGTTCTTCAATCGCGCGCTGGCGGAGGATTTTGCGTATCGAGTGAAGCAGGCAGGGCAGTTGGCGTCGAAGATGCGCTTCATTTCCGCGCCGTGGCTTGGCATGCTGGAGCACGACACGTGGTTGCGCAATGCACGCCACGCCAATGCCATGGCGCAATTGCTCGCCCAGCGCATTCGCGACGTGTCGGGCGTGTCGCTCATGTTCGAGACGCAAGCCAATGCCGTGTTCGCCGAATTACCGCTGCATGTGATCGAAGCGTTGCGTGCCCGGGGCTGGCGCTTTTACACGTTCATCGGGGCGGGCGGTTGCCGTTTCATGTGCGCGTGGGATACCCGTGTGGAAACGGTCGAGCGTCTCGCGGCGGATATCCGGGAATTGAGCGCGAAGGGCTGA